In Phocoena phocoena chromosome 3, mPhoPho1.1, whole genome shotgun sequence, the DNA window agctttattgaggtatagtttgcatacagtaaaatgcaaatatttgaagGGTGAGTTGGATGTGTTTTCATGCGGGCACATCACCCCCGCCAGGTCCCTTGGGTCCCTTTGTAACTCCTCCCTACTgcccctcaccgccccccccTCCCATTCTTTTCAGGCAACCGCTGATCTGCTTTCAGTCACTATAcgttagtttgcattttctgggTATCACGTGGTGTGCATTCTTCCATCTGGCTTCCGTGTCATTTGTCTCAGGGCTTCGTTCCTCCCCACAGCTGAGGAATGTTCCATGGTTCGTATGGACCACggtttgcttatccatttacctgttgatggacagtttggtggtttccagtttggggctgctCTGGACTTGCAGGTACATGTCTTTGTACGGATGTGTGATCTCTTTTTCTTGAGCAGAtccctaagagtggaattgctgggtcatatagtaggtGTGCGTTTCGCTTTTTAAGAAGTTAGTTTAAGCTTTGGAAACGTGATGACAGCACATGCGAAGCGCTGGGCGTGGATCGTCTTGTTCCATCCAGAAGACAGCTCAGTCGCAAGAAGGAGAGATTGAGGACAGGCCATGtggctgggaagtggcagagctgggactcgaACGCAGGGCTGTCTGTGCCCAGAACGTCACCCGTGGGCTGCACTCTGCCGAGCTGGGACAGAAGCGTGTGGCATTTCAACGTGTTTCTCTTTCCCAACTTGGCCATGAGCAACTCTGATTCTGCATGAGGGCCAGGTGTCCAGTAGGTGCTTAAAAAATGCAAGCAGAAACCAAGATGAGAGCCGTAAATCTGGCTGCAAATCAGTTCTCACTCTTTCCTGAGCTGAAACCCAcagtggctccccagtgcctttAGGGTAAAGCTTAAATTCCATAATGCAACCTACAGGTTTGTTCAAATTCTGGCCCTATTCCTCTTCCACCCATGCCAGCCTCTCTATTTGCAGAATACCCAAACATggtcctgccacagggcctttgcacctgccattccctctgcctggaatgctccacTCCTGAGTTACACGTGGGAagccttcaggtctcagctcaaaagtcacctcctcagggaagccctccctgacttccCTGTCTAAATCAGCTCCACCCAGTCCCCTCTGTGGCATCCATCACCCTGTGATTTCCTCTTCCTAGCTCTTATTCCTCTCTGGAATTCTatgatacatttatttacttaaaaaactcattacagggcttccctggtggcgcagtggttgggagtccgcctgccgatgcaggggacgtgggttcgtgccccgttctgggaagatcccacgtgccgcggagcggctgggcccgtgagccatggccgctgggcctgcgcgtcgggagcctgtgctccgcaacgggagaggccacggcagtgagaggcccgcgtaacacaaaaaaaaaaaaaaaaaaaaaaaaacaaaaaaacaaaaactcattaCACATTTACATAGCACTCACTGTCTGCCCGACCTGGTTCTAAGCATGGACTTCACGTGTCTTAACTCatctaaactttaaaattatttatttatttatttatttatttatttttggctgtgttggacctttgttgctgtgtgcagggtttctctagctgcggcgagcggggggctactcttctctgtggtgtgcgggcttctcattgcggtggcttctctcgttgcagagcacaggctccaggcgcgcaggcttcagtagttgcagcacgtgggctcagtagttgtggctcgcgggctctagagtgcagcctcagtagtggtggcgcacagtcttagttgctccgcagcatgtggggtcttcccagaccagggctcgaacttgtgtcccctgcattgtcaggaagattcttaaccactgcaccaccagggaagtccctcatctgaGCTTTTAAACAACTCCGTGTGTTGGGTagtgttattatctccatttacagatgaggaaacagacacggAGAGGTtcaggccacacagccaggaggCATGTGAGCTCTGGGGGTATGTGCTCACGGTCTGTCACCCCCGCAGGACCAGCCTGAGCCATCCTCAGCTGTGCACCTGGTTCTAGCACAGAGTACGGTTCAGTGTGGTGGGTAAACAGACCCTGTTTTTACAGACGAAGCAGCAGAAGTTCCAGGGGGAGGTAACTTGCCTGGTGGCAGGGCCAGCTTTGAACCTGCTTCTTGGACCTGCTAACCCCATGTCCTGCACCATCCCCAGAGGACCCCCAAACTGTGAGCCCCAGAGCCTCCGAGCAGCTTCAGCAGGTGCTAGTTCAGACTGCGAACAGATGCTTGCTATTTTAAACCCACTGTTTAACTCATTAAGACAGCTGTTTCCCATCCCCAAAGTCGGCGGAATTAGAATTAAATTCATTCCagaattaaacacacacatacacacacgcataccCTGCCACCATTTGGAGGCAAAACTTGTTAGCATTTAGGCAAGCTGTGCCTTCGAGCCTGGGGACGGGGCTTGGCTTCCGCCTGCCAAGTTAGATCATGGCCCAGTAGTTGCCAGTTGGGCCCAGAGGGCCCAGATTCCTGTGTTTACCCAGGTCTCCACCGTTAGAGTCCAACTGCCAACTGGATGTCCCCCTGGACTTCTCCCTGACCCTTCAGGCCCTGGGGGGCCCAGACAAAGCCGAGCGTTTGCACCTGAATTGGCTTTCCCTCCTGGGTCCCCATCTGAGGGACAGGCCTCCCACCGTCCCCTGCTGCTCACAGCGGAGTCCAGATCTcagctcctcttcttcctctcccttcaccTCGGTCCAAACGGTCAGGACTCACTGGTGATGCCATTTCCAAACAGCTACTTCCCCTACTGCTACCGCACCAGTCCGAGCCTCCGTCACCTCCAGCTTgcccctgcctccttcctgggCTGCTGGCTTCCACCCTTACCCCCAGCTGACTGTTTTCCTTCAGCAGCCAGAGGGATTTTCCTAGAGTCTCAATTGGAttatgccactctctcgcttaaAATCCTCCAGTGCAGTGCTGTCCGGTAGAACTTTCTGTGACTGATGGAATGTTCTAGACCTGTGCCACCAAACACAGTCACCCACAGGTGGCACGTGTGAGTGAGGAGCtgaatggttaattttatttcattttaatgaactGAGATAAGCCCAGGTAGATGGTGGCTGCCGTATTGGTCAGTGCAGCTGTAAAGTCTCTTCAGCTAATGCTGTCGGCCTGTCCAGATCCCCTGGGCCCTCACCATTTCCCTGCACTGCTGGGAGGCATCCCAGCTCTGACTCTCTGCCTAAGCCTGCTCTGCTCACACCCATGGCAGGTGAGAAGTATCTCAGAGTTCGTGCCATTCCCTCCAGCAGCCCCCAACCAATGGCCGGCAGGAACAGGAGtgtaaataccccagctccctcattCCCAGAGCCAGGCAACTCTGAAGTTCACGCTCTGCAGAGGTCCCCAATGGGACTGAGCCCCATCTGCCCACCACAGTCACCTACTCACGAATGCACCCTGGATGGGCTTCTTCccatccctcccacactccctcactccctcctggggcttcctgggatcacctcccacaTAAACTGCTTGCACCCGAAACCTGTCTCAGGGCTGCTTGCAGGGAGCCCAGATAGGCCAGGCTCTGCTCCTccccctgcttcctctccctcttcctccccatcGTCCTTCATTTTAGTGCCTTAAGCCTCTTtggttgtttatttaaaaaatgttttctttcggaataattttagatttacagaaaagcagCAGAAATATAAGTGGCATTCCTGCATACCCTCCaaccagcttcccctaatgttaacatcatATGTAACCCGGTAAGATGATGAAAACCAGCAAAGTAATACAGGTACAATATTACTAACAAACTTACAGACCTTACTGAAGTTTTACCATGAGTGTCCAGGATCCCACCCAGGATCGCTCAGTGAATCTCATCGTCATATCACCCTGGCGCCCTTCACTCTGGAACACTTCCTCAGTCTTTCCGTGTCTTCCATGACCTTGACATTTATGAAGAGCACTGGCCAGGGATTTTGCAGAAGGTCCCTCAGTTCTGATCTGTCCAACGTCTGCTCACGGTTGGACTGGGGTCGTGCGTTTTAGCCCAGAATCCCACGAGGGTGATGTTGCATCCTTCTTGGTGTAGGATGTCAAGAGACTCAGGAAGTTGCTCTATCTCATCACcagtgatgttaaccttgatcgcGTGGTTAGGACAGCACCACATTTCCCCCCTGGAAAGTTACCTTCTTACCTTTCAAATCTGTAAATATCGTGGGAGGGTTACTTTGACAATATGTAACCAGCCTGTTTCTCCTTAAACTTTCACCCACACCTTCTAGCATTCTTCCATTGATTGGATACTTAGACGCTTTATCTTATCTCCACATTGTCTTGTGAAACGTTCTCATTCACTTGTTTGAAGCTTTTCTTCCTCTGCTGGACAGAGCCTCCtagagggtgggggctgggtctGTCCCAGTCGctcctgtgtccccagtgcctggtgCACACACAGCAGGTGCATGAGCAAATATTTGATTTGAAAGGACACCAATCAACAAATCCCAGGTGCTCATGAAGTATGATTTGGTGGCACCCCAAGGATGTTCTAGAAGCGAAGGCCTTCCCTCACTTCGGGCTTCCATTCAAATGTCCCCACCTTGGGGAGCCCTTCCCTGAGTGCACCAACTAATGCTGCCTGATTTCCTTCATAGCACGTCCcaccttgaaattattttttttgctggttgatggtttattcattcagttaattTGTGTCCTGGCTATCTCCCCTCCTCTCAGCTAGAATATAATCTCTGTAAATTCAGGAGTTTTGTCTTGGTCACTACTGTGTACCCATCACCTGGCACATTGTCCTGTGCAGACAGACCCCTCCCCTCAGCAATGTTTTCTGTCTTCACAAATTTAATTATTCTATCATAAAAACTGggacctcgggcttccctggtggcgcagtggttgagggtccgcctgccgatgcgggggacacgggttcgtgccccggtccgggaagatcccacatgccgcggagcggctgggcccgtgagccatggccgctgagcctgcacgtccggagcctgtgctccgcaacgggagaggccgcagcagtgagaggcctgcatacagcaaaaaaaaaaaaaacaaacaaaaagaactggGACCTCGGAGAGGAAAGGTGGGAAGACACATGAAGCCAGCTGACCTCAGACAGCAAGTCTGTGATGGGCAGCTGGATGCCTCGCCCAGCAAGGGCAGGAGGTTTGGGGAGCCTGGGGCGTGGAAGATGGTCCCTCCTCCTCTTAGCTGTGGCACTTGGGGAGGATGGTCCCCCCTTTGCATGCTAGCTTCCTCCTGGCAAAAGTAGGAAAAAGCACAGCCCCAAACTCAAAAGACAGTGGGAAGGTCCATTGGCAATTGTGTTCAGAGACTGTTGGCTCTGCATTGAtgcccttcattttacagatggggaggtGTGATGCTGAGACTGGGAGGGACTTACTCAGCCAGTAAGTGAGGACTGTGCTGGGCCTTAAACCCAGCTCCCCTCTCTCACCATGTCACAGAGATGTGCCTTTGCTTTCAAGCTGACAAAACCCACTGTGGGTTATCTGCTGTGGGCCAGGTGTGGGACTGAGAAGTGGGGGatgagagagaggcaggcagagaaagacacagagagacagacacacacacagaaagtagCATGAGAGACAAGAAAAGAGAGTAAATTAGACAAGGAGACACAGGGACAGGGTGACAGAGACCAAAAAACTTACATAGGGAGACagggacagacagagacagagacagaaatctCAGGACAAGGACTTACAGCAGAGACAGATAGTAACAAATAGAGATATTGACACAGAGACATAGAAAgactgagacagagagaaagttagagagagagggacagagacagaggcagaaacaAAAGAGGCAAAGACAAAAAGCAACCCTGACTGAGACACAAAgatagagaaggagggagagagagacataaATAGAGATACGTAGAgaggagaaacagagagacagaggggccCAGGGCAGCCTTCCTGTGGATAACTCACTGGCAATTTATCAAGGACCCCTGACAGACCTCCAAGTCCACCCCCCTCCAGCTCAAGCCCCAGCCCCCTGGGGCCACACGGGTTTCCTGAATCGCAATCCTGCTGGATGGGTATGTGTACTGCATGCCCGCCCATGTATGTGCAAGTTTAGCATCCAATTTACAGGAGATGCACCAAGGAAGGAATATGATGTGACTCTGACTTCTGGAGAAATCAGAGTGAACACTGGCACATCTCATCACCCCATCTGATATGTGCTTTATAACTAACAGTCAGAGGAACCAGTCATCTATGGTATGTCCCCTCCAGCATAATCAAAGTAGGTTCTTGCTAGAAATATTTGGGGAAGGAGACAGcatgaagcagaaaaagaaaatcaaacttaCAGTTGATCCTAGTGTCTTCTCCTATGAGGTTCTGGAAGACTCACCACTCCCCTATGAGGTTTGTTGTGTGGGGATAGACATCCTCTCTCAGGCAAAAAGAGGCATATAACTGGCTCATGTCACAGGGGTACACGTCTGTATGGCCCTCAGGCTCAGATGGACTGAAGTGCTCAAATGACGTTTTTAGGACCTGGGTCTCTCCTGGTCTCTTTGTTCTGCTTTCTTGTGCATTCTTCTGTTCTCAGGCAGCGTCTTAGGTTGGGTTGGCCTAGGAGCAGACCCCAAAGCAAGGATTTGAATGccagttatttattttggaaGTGATCTCAGCAAACACTGGGAGGGGAGTGGCAAGAGGGAGACAGGAAAAGGAAGGCAACCCATGAAGGAAGCATTGTCAGGAGCAAGTTATCATGGGGACAGTTGGGGCCCAGTCTCACTGGGGGCCTCTAGGAGATGGTGAGGGATGTGCACCCCAGAGTCATCTCATTTGAGGAGCGAGAGATGGGGCATTTGTCCACTCGCCTccatttttcattgtttctggGCTGCTCCTCAGGGTGTTAATTCCCTGGCACACCAGAAGAGACTTCAGAAGGAGTgccacctgggacttccctggtggtccagtggttaagactccacgctcccaatgcagggggctcaggttcgatccctggtcagggaactaaatcctgcatgccgcaattaagacctggtgcagccaaataaataaatattaaaaaaaaaaaaggagtgcgaccctgccaacaccttgatcttggacttctggcctctagaagcACAAGATAATACATCTGTTCtcagccacccagtttatggtactttgttacagcagccctaggaaactaatacaccctaTTTATCAACTGCCCATCTTTGGAGAACTCTTTCTTCTTGTCCCCTACTATCATGCACCTGTTCCTTTACCCTAAGGAtctacattttatctttttttaaaaagaaaattttgtgaGAGTCATAAACGAAAAACCCATATCTCTTGCCACGAAGGGATGGGACTCACaagaaacaaagacacaaaaaaacaaaacggatGTTTTAAAATGCCAACGGGGCCAAGGACCTGTCTCTTAGGGAAATTAGCAATTGCCAGAAAGATATTAAAGACTGTAGCACCAAACAAGTCTTTCTTGAAGTAAGCCCCGGGGGGAGACATTCATGGTCACCTCCCCTTTTGTCCTTCACACCCACTCACTCATTCAGGGATATAGTTCCCTCTTAGTCTCTCTGTCCTATTCCCCAGTCCCTCCCCTGATGCTACAGCTGCCTCCTTGGCTTCtccacctctttctctctttctacaacCCACCCTCCACGCAACAACCAGAGGGCTCTTTCAGAAACATAAATCTCTTTTATTTCAGGAGGAATAAGTGAATTTATTCCCATCGCAAAAGATGCAAACAGTGCAGAAATATATAGAGCAGAAACGGGAAACAAAATCCAGTCATGTCCCGCCTCTACTCTAAACTTTCTGTGGCTCCTCGTCATTCTCTGTGTAAACCCCAAGGCCATCGACATTCAAGGTTTGGGTCTGgtcctgcccctccttcccccatctctctcctatCCTTGAGTAAGACCCTCTTTTTAGCCACTCTGAATGGCTTGTCATATCCAACCattcagctctctctctctctctctctctctctctctctctctcgctcacctcaggacctttgcacatgccattTGCATCCCCAACATGCTGTTCTCTGCCCCCTTACACCAACTTCATCCTTACCCTCCAGTCTCAGTGCGGTGACACCTCatgtttttttggcctcacccAGATGCAGACCCTAGGACAAGGATTCCATTGTGCCTTCACTTCTACAGCTGCCATAACCAGGGGattcaaaacaacagaaatttattccctcacagttctggaggctggaagtccaaaatcaaagtatCAGCCCAGTTGATTCCTTCTTGCAGGTTCAGAGGGAAAATCTGTTCCGTGCCTCACTCCCAGCTCCTGGTGGTTGCTGGCCACCCTTGGCATCCCTTGGCTAGTAGACacatccctccaatctctgcctctgttgtcacatggcctTCTGCCTGTTTCACTCCTGTGTCTCTTCTCTATCATTGGCCGAGGCCTGCTCTGGGAGGTATTAGACCAATTGAGAAAACCTAAAGAATAAGTAGCCAGCCTGGCAAACTATGGTTGAGGAGAGAGAATTctgttcctggcagagggaacagcatttgCAAAGTTCTAGAGGTCAGCAAATCATGATGCATTTAGAACATTGAAAAGcactgaggggacttccctggtggcacagtggttaggaatctgccttccaatgaaggggacatgggttcaagccctggtctgggaagatcccacatgctgaggagcaacgaagcccatgcgccacaactactgaagcccatgagcctagagcccgtgctctgcaacaagagaagccactgcaatgagaagccgatgcaccgcaacgaagagtagcctccgctcactgcaactagagaaagcccgcgtgcagcaacgaagacccaacgcagccaaaaataaataaataaataaacaaataattttttaaaaagaaagaaaagcattgaGGCTTTGGAGATTGGCAGGGGCTTGACCATGGGAGAGCTTGTAGGACACAGAAATGAACATGGACTTTATCTggagggcaatggggagccatgggagAGTTTAGAGCATGGGAGAGACCGGAGGATTGAGATTTTAGAAATATCCCTGGCTGGCATGTGGTGATGAACTGAAAGAGTTGTGAACTGGAGGCAGGTCTGTTATGGGAGAATGAAAAAATTCAGACCCTATGCTGAATGCCAATCAggcattctctcatttaattctcataccaCCAGCCCTACAAGACGGGTTTCTCACcatcacacccattttacagatctggAAGCTGGGGCCCAGAGAGCTTAAGTGACTTATCTGGCATCACACAGCTTGTCAATGACAGAGCAAGGAATCAGGGCTTGAGTAGGctgcccagccaggtggcagacTCACGGTGGGAGATTTGGGTATGAGGAGTTGGGGGGTCATGAGGCTGATGGCCAGGGCTCTGGCTGAGGGATGAGGGACAGCTGGAGACCCGGCTAGAAAGGAAGCTCTGACCTGAGAGAATAAAGCCAGTGCAGGTGCTGAGGACTTGGACCACCCACTCCTGCCAGCCCAGCCCTGACCTTGgcacttctccctccccccatatCAAGTCAGTTAGACTCTGAGGACATATGAACTGAGAACCTGAAGGGTGAGAAAGAGCCGATCACAGGGAGAAAGGGTattccaggctgagggaacagcctgtgcaaaggccctgaggcaggaccgGGCCTGGTGTGTTGGAGGCACAGCAAGGAGACCCatgtgtctggagcagagtgagcgaggggaagagagggaggataTCTGGGATTTGGGCTCTAAGACCTCATGGGCAGAGGGTGCCCTGAACAAGTCTGAGTCCCCTGGAAATCTCTAAAGGGGGGGGAAATTAGCCCCTTCCTCAGTGGGTCCCTAGGAGGCTTGGGGAGATGATGTTGGCGGAATGTAAGTGTGAGGGCCGGATCCAAGccatggggtggtggtggggcagCCGCCAGCCCACTTTGTGGCACCTCTGGGCCTTACGAGGTCCAGGAGCTGGGGATGCTCTGAGCCTTCCAGAAGTTTTTGCGAAGGTTGCCCAGCCCCCCAGGAATTCTGTCTTGGTGGGGGGTGTGGGTGAGGGACCAGGATGTAACAGGATGATGTCACAGAGGCCAGGGGCATCTAGAACTCTGGGTGCTCCTGGTCTCAGCGTCATCTGCTAGGAAGGCCGCCTGGGTAGGTCAGCTCCTCCTGGGACCAGCCTTCAAAGACACAATGCAGGCTGGGCTGCCACCAGGAGCTGTTTCTGTCTAGGGCCACGCAGGTCCCAGCTGTTCCGCCTAACTGCCTATGAGCCACCCGTTCAAGCTCCATTCACACCCCAGCCATGGACCCCCTGGGAGGTCCTGGAGATGCCTGGAGGCCTCCTGTCCGTGGTCCCCAGCGGGACCTAGCTCCACACCACAGccagaggaggaggggctggccaTGGGGCAGCCCTGGCCAGTCCTGGCCCTGGGGGCAGTCAGGTTCTCACTGATCCTTCTGGGGCTGCTGGTGCCCACACAGGCGGTGGTGCGAGCCGTGCTGGATGGTAACTCAAGCACCGTGGAGTTTGCGGACCTGCCGGCCCTGATCGGGGTGCCCCTAGCCCCCGAAGGTGTGCGGGGCTACCTGACGGAGGCCAGACCGGCCAACGCGTGCCATCCCATCGAGGGCCCGCGGCTGGGCAACGGCTCCCTGGGTGCCATCGTGCTGATCCGCCGGTACGATTGCACGTTTGACCTCAAGGTGCTGCACGCCCAGCAGGCCGGCTTCCAGGCGGCCGTTGTGTACAACGTGCGCTCTGACGACCTGGTGCTCATGGCCTACGTCTACGAGGACCTGCGGTGCCAGATCACCATCCCCTCGGTGTTCGTGGGCGAGGCCACCTCCCAGGACCTGCGGGTCATCGTGTGCTGCGATAAATTGGTCCACATCCTCCTGCTGCCCGACCACCCGGCCTGCCCGGACCTGGACTGCCACCCCATGCTGGCCATCTCCTGGGTGCTGGGCTGCGTCCTGGCCCTGCTCGTGACCGCCTTCTTCGTTCTGTGGTATCTATGGAACTGGCTGCGGGCCTGGTGGGCCCGCGGGCCAGTGGTCAAGGCGTGGGCCAGCCAGAGGGCCCAGGTGAGCACTTTCACGAGGCTTCACGACCTGTGTGCCATCTGCCTGGATGAATACGAGGAAGGTGACCAGCTCAAGATCCTGCCCTGCTCCCATACCTACCACTGCAAGTGCATCAACCCCTGGTTCTCCCAGCCCACCCGGCGCTCCTGCCCCGTATGCAAGCAGTCGGTGGTCAGCACGGAGGACAGCTCTGACTCCACCGTCAGCAGCTATGGGTACGAGGAGGACCCCTCGCTGCCTGGTCACCGCCCCCCGATCTGGGCCATCCAGACCCGGCTGCGATCCCGGAGGCTGGAGCTGCTGACCTGAGCCAGCACCCCCCACCACTGGAGTGCCACCTCCGTGGGGGCAACTGAGACCAGCGAATCCTTGGAGGGGCCTCCAGAACCCCTCTGAGGCCCGCTGCCCCTGGCTGGTGGAGATTGGGGCGGGGAGGGTAGAAGTGAGGAGTGTTTCTAGTCTGGAGACTAGATAATAAAGTGAGTTTGAAAGCGGATTCTTGCCCTGGCTGCTGTGGGGCGGACTGGCCCGTCATGCCACGCGTGTGGCAAGCTGAGCCTAAGGCTGGCTCCTGGCATCTGTGGGCGAGTGAGGGTatatgggggcgggggggcggtatTCTCAGGGCTGCTGTGTATCATGTCCTTGGTGGCCCTGCGACAGGGCCCCTGTGCCTCCGTTCCGATACTGGGCACAGGAGTGGCTGATTTCCCACATGCTTATTATTCATTTAAATCTTAAACAAAAGATAAACTTGttactttggaataattttagctttacagaaaagttgcaaagggACTAGAGATAGTTTCCATGGACGCCTTGCCCGGCTTT includes these proteins:
- the ZNRF4 gene encoding LOW QUALITY PROTEIN: E3 ubiquitin-protein ligase ZNRF4 (The sequence of the model RefSeq protein was modified relative to this genomic sequence to represent the inferred CDS: substituted 1 base at 1 genomic stop codon), with product MPGTVLSNLHDCHRTEINASLASDTKPEEAPTDAAKEGHAGPSCSAXLPMSHPFKLHSHPSHGPPGRSWRCLEASCPWSPAGPSSTPQPEEEGLAMGQPWPVLALGAVRFSLILLGLLVPTQAVVRAVLDGNSSTVEFADLPALIGVPLAPEGVRGYLTEARPANACHPIEGPRLGNGSLGAIVLIRRYDCTFDLKVLHAQQAGFQAAVVYNVRSDDLVLMAYVYEDLRCQITIPSVFVGEATSQDLRVIVCCDKLVHILLLPDHPACPDLDCHPMLAISWVLGCVLALLVTAFFVLWYLWNWLRAWWARGPVVKAWASQRAQVSTFTRLHDLCAICLDEYEEGDQLKILPCSHTYHCKCINPWFSQPTRRSCPVCKQSVVSTEDSSDSTVSSYGYEEDPSLPGHRPPIWAIQTRLRSRRLELLT